The window GACATCCTGGGCAAGCCTCGCAGCCTCATACGCTTCGTGGCCGACCGTCCGGGCCACGATCGCTCCTACACCCTGGACTCCACCAAGGCACGGCGGCTGGGCTGGACCCGGGAGGTGGACTTCGCCAGTGCCCTGGAGCGGACGGTGACCTGGTACCGGGACAACCCCTGGTGGTGGCGGCCCATCATCGAGGACCCCGTCTTCCGCGAGTACTATCGCCGCCAGTACGAGAGCCGGCTGTTGCAGGGGGTGCCCTACGGCGGCTAGCCGCCGCGGCCTGGCGGCGGCTGGGGCGGCCTGCTCCCGGCCAGCGCGGCCCTGACCCCTGACACCACCGCCTGAATTTCCTCCTCCGTCATCTCCGGAAAGAGAGGAAGCGTTACCACTCGCTGGGCGGCCCATTCGCTCACGGGCAGGTCACCCTGTCGGTAGCCCAGGCGCCAGTAGGCGGGTTGCAGGTGCACCGGAGTCGGGTAGTGGACGTCGCTCTCCACTCCCATCTGTTGCAGACGGAAGCGGAAGTCGTCCCGGTCCTCGACCCGCACCACGAACAGGTGGTAATTGTGGCCGGCCCAGGGCTCCTCCACCGGCAGGGCCAGGGGGCCCTCGGCCAGCTCTCGTCGGTATCGCTGGGCCAGCTGGCGTCGGCGCTCGTTCCAGGCGTCCAGGTGGGGCAGCTTCACCGAGAGGATGGCCGCCTGCAGGTCGTCGAAGCGACTGTTGAGGCTGTGGTACGAGTGGTGGAAGCGGTAACGCTGGCCGTGGTTGCGCAGCATGCGCAGGCGACGGGCGAGGCTGTCGTCGTTGGTCACCACCATGCCACCGTCGCCCATGGCCCCCAGGTTTTTGGTGGGGTAGAAGCTGAAGCAGCCCAGGTGCCCCAGCCCTCCCACCCGCTGGCCCTCGTAGGTGCTGCCGTGGGCCTGACAGGCGTCCTCCACCAGCAGGAGGCTGCGGCTGTTGGCCAGCTCCTGCAGCCGGCGCATGTCGGCCGGGTGGCCATACAGGTGCACGGCCACGATGGCGGCCGTGCGCGGCCCGATAGCTGCTCGCACCTGGTCTACGTCGATGGTGTAGGTCTTGGGGTCGATGTCCACCAGCACCGGTCTGGCGCCCGTGGCCAGGATGGCGGCCACTGTCGGCACTGCCGTGAAGGCGGGAGCGATGACCTCGTCGCCCTGGCCAACCCGCGCCGCCACCAGGGACAGACGGATGGCCTCGGTGCCGCTGCTGACGGCGATGCCATGCCTGGCGCCCACGTACTGGGCGAACTGGGCCTCGAAGGCCTCCACCGCCGGCCCCAGGATGTAACGGCCGCTGGCCATCACTGCCAGGGCCGCCTTCTCCAACTGCGGCCGCAGGGCTCGGAACTGACGGGTCAGGTCCACCAATGGCACCATGGCTATCGCTCCAGGTAGTGCTCCCGGTGCTCGCGGAAGAAGGCCAGGGTTCGGGCCAGCCCCTCGGGAAGGGCGGTGCGCGCCTGCCATCCCAGCAGGGAGGCTATCTTGCGGCAGTCGGCGTAGAAGTCCCCCACCTCGATGCTGGCCGCTTCCCTGGGGAAGGGGACCGTTTCTACCCTCCCCTGCCCGGCCGCCTGGACCAACAGTCGCGCCACCTCGCCCACGGTGGTGGGGGAGCCGCTGGCCACGTTGAAGACTTGCCCCCAGGCCCTGGAGTCGGCCGCCGCCACCAGCAAGGCGTCTACCACGTCGTCGACATATACCAGGTCGCGCTGCTGGCTGCCGTCGCCGTAGACCTTCAGCACGCCACCCTCCAGGGCCAGCCTAACGAACCAGCCCAGAAAGCCGTGGCGCGCATCCCGCACCGGCATTCGGGGGCCATAGACGTTGGCCAGCCGCAGACAAGAGACGCGCAGCCCGTGCACCCGGGCATAGAGGAGATGATACTCTTCGGCAGCCTTCTTGTGCACCCCGTTTATATCGGTGGGGCGCTGGGGGTGCTCCTCGTCTACCGGCAGGTAGAGCGCTCGCCCGTACTGAGAGCGGCTGCCGGTGTAGACCACCACCGCCTCAGGGCTGACGGCTCGGACGGCCTCCAGCAGGCAGAGGTGGGCGCGGCAGTTCATCTCCAGATCTAGAAAGGGGTCTTCCATGCTGCCCAGGTGGCTGGTATGGGCGGCCAGGTTGAATACCGCCTCCTGTCCCTCCAGCAGCCGCCGGCAGAGGTCGGCGTCCCGCATGTCGCCGATGCAGACCTCGACCGCCCCCTCCACACCTGCCAGGTTATAGGGGTCGCCCCCCTGGCCGGGAAGCAGGCAGTCCAGCACCGTGACCCTCGCCCCGAGGGCGACCAGGCGCCGCACCAGGTTGCTGCCGATGAAGCCCAGGCCGCCCGTCACCAAAACGCGGCGGCCCCTCGCCCAGGCGGAGACGTCCACGCTCATCCCGTTCTGCGGGCCAGGGCCACCACCGACAGGCCGAAGGGCAGGCTGGCGGACCGGACCAGGGTCGCCTCCAGGGTCATCAGGGCCAGGCAGGCGCGGTTAACGGGCCCCGGCACGGGCACCAGGTCGCTCTTGCCGCCGCCGATGCCGGCCCGCTGCAGCAGGCGGCGGACAGCGGCCACAGGGAAGAGAAGGGTGTTGGCATAGGTCAGGCGCAACACCTCGAATCCCGCCCGCCCCAGTTTGCGGCCCAACTCGCCGGCCCCGTAGCGGTGGTGGGTGCGGAGCACCCGGTCGTGGTCGGACCACAGCCACTGGTAGGCGGGAACCCGCACCAGCAGCGCCCCCCCCGGCCGCAGCACGCGATGGAACTCGGCCAGGGCCGCCTCATCGGCGCTTGGGGGGAGCTGGCACAGCACATCGAAGGTGGCCAGGGCATCGAAGGAGCCATCGGCGAAGGGGAGAGCGTCGGCCGAGCCCAGCAACAGCGG of the Dehalococcoidia bacterium genome contains:
- a CDS encoding DegT/DnrJ/EryC1/StrS family aminotransferase, which codes for MVPLVDLTRQFRALRPQLEKAALAVMASGRYILGPAVEAFEAQFAQYVGARHGIAVSSGTEAIRLSLVAARVGQGDEVIAPAFTAVPTVAAILATGARPVLVDIDPKTYTIDVDQVRAAIGPRTAAIVAVHLYGHPADMRRLQELANSRSLLLVEDACQAHGSTYEGQRVGGLGHLGCFSFYPTKNLGAMGDGGMVVTNDDSLARRLRMLRNHGQRYRFHHSYHSLNSRFDDLQAAILSVKLPHLDAWNERRRQLAQRYRRELAEGPLALPVEEPWAGHNYHLFVVRVEDRDDFRFRLQQMGVESDVHYPTPVHLQPAYWRLGYRQGDLPVSEWAAQRVVTLPLFPEMTEEEIQAVVSGVRAALAGSRPPQPPPGRGG
- a CDS encoding NAD-dependent epimerase/dehydratase family protein; its protein translation is MSVDVSAWARGRRVLVTGGLGFIGSNLVRRLVALGARVTVLDCLLPGQGGDPYNLAGVEGAVEVCIGDMRDADLCRRLLEGQEAVFNLAAHTSHLGSMEDPFLDLEMNCRAHLCLLEAVRAVSPEAVVVYTGSRSQYGRALYLPVDEEHPQRPTDINGVHKKAAEEYHLLYARVHGLRVSCLRLANVYGPRMPVRDARHGFLGWFVRLALEGGVLKVYGDGSQQRDLVYVDDVVDALLVAAADSRAWGQVFNVASGSPTTVGEVARLLVQAAGQGRVETVPFPREAASIEVGDFYADCRKIASLLGWQARTALPEGLARTLAFFREHREHYLER
- a CDS encoding methyltransferase domain-containing protein, which translates into the protein MQPAEFEATFRLEDGHWWFVGMRRIAAALLNSLPEAGSWQRLLDVGCGTGGNLALLARYAGQVVGLDVSPTALELCRRRGPWPLLLGSADALPFADGSFDALATFDVLCQLPPSADEAALAEFHRVLRPGGALLVRVPAYQWLWSDHDRVLRTHHRYGAGELGRKLGRAGFEVLRLTYANTLLFPVAAVRRLLQRAGIGGGKSDLVPVPGPVNRACLALMTLEATLVRSASLPFGLSVVALARRTG